In the Thermodesulfovibrio yellowstonii DSM 11347 genome, one interval contains:
- the glp gene encoding gephyrin-like molybdotransferase Glp, which yields MLDKKYLFPEDAVRLIFKHITQRSLSSEIVPIEEAYSRVTAEDIISPEDLPGFNRSTVDGFAVKASDTFGAKESSPAYLKIKADIPMGAIPDFSLSNGEAASIATGGMLPEGADAVVMVEHVNTVSDDLIEVLKAVSPGENVIFLDEDAKKGETIIKAGHRLKPQDIGALAGLGIKDVKVIRKPVISIILTGDEIMPHTEKVTPGKVRDVNSFTLAGLCYENGAIPLKMGIIKDDYNEIKKAVTKAYELSDIVLITGGTSAGTKDLTAKIINEIGLPGVLFHGASIKPGKPIIGGVCNGKPVFGLPGHPVAVYICFELFVKPVINYVFGLTDKNFKKTVKAKMSRSIHSQAGRQDFIRVYLEEHNGEIWATPLLSKSGLIMSLVKAHGIVHIPSELLGILEGEEVFVEIID from the coding sequence ATGCTTGATAAAAAATATCTATTTCCAGAAGATGCGGTAAGGCTTATTTTTAAACATATTACTCAGAGAAGCCTTTCTTCTGAAATAGTTCCAATTGAAGAGGCATATTCAAGAGTTACTGCAGAAGATATTATATCACCAGAAGACCTTCCTGGGTTTAATCGTTCAACTGTTGATGGATTTGCTGTGAAGGCATCTGATACATTTGGCGCAAAAGAAAGCTCTCCAGCTTATCTTAAAATCAAAGCTGATATACCTATGGGAGCTATTCCAGATTTCTCTCTTTCAAATGGAGAAGCAGCATCAATTGCAACAGGGGGTATGCTTCCTGAAGGAGCAGATGCTGTAGTAATGGTTGAGCATGTAAATACGGTATCAGACGATTTAATTGAAGTTTTGAAGGCTGTTTCGCCCGGTGAAAATGTTATATTTCTGGATGAAGATGCAAAGAAAGGAGAAACTATTATAAAAGCAGGTCATAGGCTTAAGCCTCAGGATATAGGTGCACTCGCTGGATTGGGAATTAAAGATGTAAAGGTTATAAGAAAGCCTGTGATTTCCATAATTCTCACAGGAGACGAGATAATGCCCCATACAGAAAAGGTCACTCCTGGTAAAGTAAGAGATGTAAATTCTTTCACTCTTGCTGGGCTATGTTATGAAAATGGTGCAATTCCTTTAAAAATGGGAATTATTAAAGATGATTACAATGAGATTAAAAAAGCTGTTACAAAGGCTTATGAACTGAGTGATATAGTGCTTATTACAGGAGGAACATCTGCAGGCACAAAGGATTTAACTGCAAAGATTATTAATGAAATCGGCTTACCAGGAGTGCTTTTTCATGGTGCTTCAATAAAACCTGGAAAACCTATTATTGGTGGAGTCTGCAATGGGAAACCTGTTTTTGGTTTACCTGGGCATCCTGTTGCTGTTTATATATGTTTTGAGCTTTTTGTAAAGCCAGTAATTAATTACGTGTTTGGGCTTACTGATAAAAATTTTAAAAAGACAGTAAAAGCAAAGATGTCAAGAAGTATTCATTCTCAGGCTGGAAGACAGGATTTCATAAGGGTTTATCTTGAAGAGCATAATGGTGAGATATGGGCAACTCCATTACTAAGTAAATCAGGACTTATAATGAGTCTTGTGAAGGCTCACGGAATTGTTCATATTCCCTCTGAGTTACTTGGCATACTGGAAGGAGAAGAGGTTTTTGTTGAAATTATAGATTAA
- a CDS encoding NAD-dependent epimerase/dehydratase family protein, translated as MKKLLITGATGFVGRYIVNEALQKSYDIHLIVRNSTKAKALFGEKPKIYQLKEFNNKKELRKIIEVINPQYVIHLIGIIQEKKSDTFEKVHYEYSKVLYETLKDFSVEKIIHMSALGVGEKAPSKYHITKLKAEKELIKTGIPFVILRPSFIIGHEQLLFVKLRTILNNLPFLLFPDIRNYYFQPVDVRDVVECFLKAIDYNGQGIFELCGDEKVTLKDIVHDFGKHLGKNIIFIPFPKLLLKIFASEQYKMMWKDNVCGNPDALPMEIILKRSPTPYKEQISHAAKY; from the coding sequence ATGAAAAAACTGCTTATTACAGGTGCAACGGGTTTTGTTGGTAGATATATTGTAAATGAAGCCCTCCAAAAGTCCTATGATATTCATCTAATTGTTAGAAATTCTACAAAAGCTAAAGCTTTATTCGGAGAAAAACCAAAAATATATCAACTTAAAGAGTTTAACAATAAAAAAGAGCTGAGGAAGATAATAGAAGTTATAAATCCTCAATATGTTATTCATCTTATCGGAATTATTCAAGAAAAAAAGTCAGATACCTTTGAAAAAGTCCATTATGAGTATTCTAAAGTGCTTTATGAAACTTTAAAGGATTTTTCCGTTGAAAAAATAATACATATGAGCGCTCTTGGAGTCGGAGAAAAAGCTCCATCAAAGTATCATATTACAAAACTTAAAGCTGAAAAAGAGCTTATAAAAACAGGAATTCCATTTGTAATACTACGTCCATCATTTATAATAGGTCATGAACAGCTTCTTTTTGTAAAACTAAGGACAATTTTAAATAATCTGCCATTTTTATTATTTCCTGATATTCGTAACTACTATTTTCAGCCAGTTGATGTAAGGGATGTTGTAGAATGTTTTCTTAAAGCGATTGATTACAATGGGCAGGGAATTTTTGAACTCTGTGGAGATGAAAAAGTTACTTTGAAAGATATAGTTCATGATTTTGGAAAACATCTTGGTAAAAATATTATTTTTATTCCTTTTCCGAAGCTACTGCTGAAAATTTTTGCTTCTGAACAGTATAAAATGATGTGGAAAGATAATGTGTGCGGAAACCCTGATGCCTTGCCAATGGAAATAATTCTTAAAAGGAGCCCAACTCCTTATAAAGAACAAATAAGTCATGCTGCAAAATATTAA
- the mltG gene encoding endolytic transglycosylase MltG encodes MRLWKAVGIVFLIYFLFLTLYVTIELTKPINISEDTEVYIPKGASFSYIAKIFKEKGIIRNETVFIIIGRIYGIERKARAGYYLFKKEMTVLDVIKKLLEGKITEYTVTIIEGDSLYEIANKLGSINSDFKNQLFTLAYDRDFLNSLKIEAPSLEGYLFPDTYNIPKGLELEEIVKLMVKRFWEVYDSKLIEKTKKIGWTINEVVTLASIIEKEAKLDEEKPLISAVYHNRLKIGMPLQADPTAIYGIKRYKDGVTKKDLKNKSPYNTYLVKGLPPGPIASPGLKSILAALSPAKVSYLYFVSRGDGSHEFSVDYKKHVSVINQLKGNKLD; translated from the coding sequence ATGAGATTATGGAAAGCCGTAGGCATTGTTTTTCTCATTTATTTTCTATTTTTAACCCTTTATGTAACAATAGAACTCACAAAACCTATAAACATTTCAGAGGATACAGAAGTTTATATTCCAAAGGGTGCAAGTTTTTCATACATAGCAAAAATTTTTAAAGAAAAGGGCATTATAAGGAATGAAACAGTTTTTATAATTATAGGAAGAATTTATGGAATTGAAAGAAAAGCACGAGCCGGGTATTATCTGTTCAAAAAAGAGATGACAGTTCTTGATGTTATTAAAAAACTGCTTGAAGGCAAGATAACAGAATATACAGTTACAATTATTGAGGGTGATAGTTTATATGAGATTGCTAATAAATTAGGAAGTATAAATTCTGATTTTAAAAATCAACTATTTACACTTGCCTATGATAGAGATTTTCTTAATTCTTTAAAAATAGAAGCTCCCTCTTTAGAAGGATATCTTTTCCCAGATACTTACAATATTCCCAAAGGCTTAGAGCTTGAAGAGATTGTAAAACTGATGGTAAAGAGATTCTGGGAAGTTTATGATTCAAAATTAATAGAGAAAACAAAAAAAATTGGATGGACAATAAATGAGGTGGTTACACTTGCCTCAATAATTGAAAAGGAAGCGAAGTTAGATGAAGAAAAACCTTTAATTTCAGCAGTTTATCATAACAGATTAAAAATTGGCATGCCTCTTCAGGCAGATCCAACAGCAATTTATGGTATTAAAAGATACAAAGATGGAGTTACAAAAAAGGATCTTAAAAACAAGTCTCCGTATAATACTTATCTGGTAAAAGGACTTCCACCCGGACCTATTGCATCACCTGGATTAAAATCAATTTTAGCGGCACTTTCTCCTGCTAAGGTTTCATATCTTTATTTTGTTTCTCGTGGAGATGGAAGTCATGAGTTTTCAGTTGATTATAAAAAACATGTATCAGTTATAAATCAACTAAAAGGAAACAAACTTGATTAA
- the selD gene encoding selenide, water dikinase SelD: MLTEKVKAAGUAAKIGPGDLEEILKYLSLPTDPNLLVGSEDWSDAGIYRLKEDLAVVQSVDFFTPIVDNPYDFGQIAVANALSDIYAVGAKPILALNIVCFPINEMDKSILRDILKGGADKLSEAEALMIGGHSIDDPEIKYGIAATGIVHPDRFVTNKGAKTGDVLILTKPIGTGILSTALKGKLLDHDTAKILTQTMALLNKTASEVMMNIGVNACTDITGFGLLGHALELAKSSKVTIKLWKNKVPLLPRVYEFASMGIVPAGGRRNVNYCSKLVEIGNTDPITLDILSDPQTSGGLLISVPSDRTDTLISRLNSSGIQSAIIGEIIEKSSGKIILA, encoded by the coding sequence GTGCTTACAGAAAAAGTTAAGGCTGCTGGCTGAGCAGCAAAGATCGGTCCTGGGGACCTTGAAGAAATATTAAAATATCTTTCTCTACCAACGGACCCAAATCTTCTTGTCGGCTCTGAAGATTGGTCTGATGCAGGGATTTATCGTTTAAAAGAAGACCTTGCAGTTGTGCAAAGTGTTGATTTTTTTACTCCTATTGTTGACAATCCTTACGATTTCGGACAGATTGCAGTTGCAAATGCATTGAGTGATATATACGCAGTTGGTGCAAAGCCTATTTTAGCCCTTAATATTGTTTGTTTTCCGATAAATGAGATGGATAAATCAATTCTAAGAGATATTTTAAAAGGTGGTGCAGATAAACTAAGTGAAGCAGAAGCTTTAATGATAGGTGGACACAGCATTGATGACCCTGAGATAAAATATGGAATCGCAGCTACAGGAATTGTCCATCCAGACAGATTTGTTACAAATAAAGGTGCAAAAACAGGAGATGTTCTTATTTTAACAAAGCCTATAGGCACAGGAATACTGTCAACAGCTCTTAAGGGAAAACTTCTTGACCATGATACTGCAAAAATTCTTACTCAAACAATGGCTTTACTTAATAAAACAGCATCAGAAGTTATGATGAATATTGGGGTAAATGCCTGTACTGATATTACAGGATTTGGACTTTTAGGGCATGCTCTTGAACTTGCAAAATCAAGCAAGGTAACAATAAAATTATGGAAAAATAAAGTTCCATTGCTTCCACGCGTTTATGAATTTGCTTCAATGGGTATTGTTCCAGCAGGCGGAAGACGAAATGTAAACTATTGTTCAAAATTAGTTGAAATAGGGAACACAGACCCCATAACACTTGATATATTATCAGACCCTCAAACCTCTGGTGGACTTCTTATTTCTGTCCCTTCAGATAGAACAGATACTCTGATTTCAAGACTAAACTCCTCTGGAATTCAATCAGCTATCATAGGGGAAATTATTGAAAAAAGCTCAGGTAAGATTATTTTAGCTTGA
- a CDS encoding Hsp20/alpha crystallin family protein, translating to MTRKETKDVVRVEPSVLSPFEEIERLFDEVMRRPFSLFRSFVPRLREEAEIVSPAVDIYEEGDDLVVKAELPGINKEDIEVKITDDYLTISGEKKKEEKVEKKDYYRYERSYGSFSRTFRLPVDVQTDKAKAKFEKGVLEIRIPKTEEAKKKERKLQIE from the coding sequence ATGACCAGAAAAGAGACAAAAGATGTAGTAAGAGTTGAACCATCTGTTCTTTCTCCCTTTGAGGAGATTGAGAGACTCTTTGATGAGGTCATGAGAAGACCTTTTTCTCTATTCAGGTCCTTTGTTCCAAGATTGAGAGAGGAAGCTGAGATTGTCTCTCCAGCAGTAGATATATATGAAGAAGGTGATGACCTTGTTGTCAAGGCAGAACTTCCAGGAATCAATAAAGAAGATATTGAAGTTAAAATTACAGATGACTACCTCACCATCTCTGGTGAGAAGAAGAAAGAGGAAAAAGTAGAAAAGAAAGACTACTACAGATATGAACGTTCATATGGCTCATTCTCAAGAACTTTCAGACTTCCTGTAGATGTTCAGACAGATAAAGCAAAAGCAAAATTTGAAAAAGGCGTGCTTGAGATAAGAATTCCAAAGACTGAAGAAGCTAAGAAAAAGGAAAGGAAACTTCAAATTGAATAA